AGAGCCCGGTATGTTGATGTCCTGAATCCAGGTGGAACCAAGTCAAGTGGTGCCGTCCCTGCGCCATCAGACCTTTTTGCGCCCTTGGCACCAATGCCAATTCCTGCAAATGTGTTTGTTCCAAACTCAGGTGTGTCATAAGTGGAAAAAATTGGAAGGAGGTTGCATGGTTATTTATGGTTATGTAGTTCTCTAAGTGTCTTTTGACGGTATGTGTATTATGTAGCCTTTAGTGAACATTTAAGAATGTTCTATCTAGAGTTAGTCTGGGAACTGCAGTAAAACAAATGGATTAGTAAAGCCCAGCTCTGCATGCTGCAAGCAAAGTGGTtctctcttttgccttttccacCCCCATCCCCATTGCAGAGCGGCCAGGCCATGCAAATAGCAAAATCTGAACTGTGTAGTGTTCTGTGTTGCTCAGCATCTCGTGCTCACTTCTGACACCTGTTCCTAGTTCCAGGATTGCTatttggggagagggagagatcTTACCTGCAcacttaccttttttttttttttttttcctgctttcgCTATGAGCTGTGTTGCACCAAGGTTATCTGTATGAACTGTGTGCATCTCCTGCTTGCAGACGTATAAGAGACTGAGGCATCTAGAGGCATTGACACTGCCCTTTTGAAATTACCTTTTTCCTGGGAGAACATTGATATTGTAGAAATTCAGTTCTGCTGATGTCCCTGCTTCTCATTCTGTGAAATCAAACACCCTGGTATGGTGTGTCTGACTAAATCCCACTTTATTTGTAGTTCCAGGAGAACCGCAGCCAATGGAAGGCAGTGGTGCGCCAGAACACACACCAGCTGCAAATCAAACCAACGCAgatcctgctgcagctgtggaaCCAGAGGTGGGTTAGAAAGAATGCTTTGTGTATATAATTCAAACTTCCTATTAAAAAGTCCTTATCGTTCTGAATAGTTGTTTCTTAGCCACAGTACATACAAAGCATGTTGTCGTTATACACAAACATAATCCCTGCGTTTTAGTTAGAAACTGGAGAAGGCAAATGCAAGTGAAAATGGAAGTGGGAAGTCCCTGAAAAGTGACCAAAGGGACCAAGAACACAGGAAGGAGCCATACACTGCATGTTGCACCTGGCTTGATGTGTAGTAACGTTTTGCTTCAATGGGATCAATACAGCAGAATTTGAAGTAGCATCACAGTAACAAAGATAAAAgtgccttgtttttctttagtatttAAACTCTGCAGTCCTTCCTCCTGGGTCTGGACTTCCCATCTCGAACCCTGATGGCTCGCAGTCAGGCGAGGTAAGAATTGATTCATTAGCTAATGACTTCTGCAGCATATTTTAACCATTAATTTGTAGTGGACTTAACACAGGCCATCTAAAACAAGTAACTGATTCAGTTGCTGACGACTGGCCAGGATGGAATCCCATGACTGCCtcaaattttacagaaaagacCTCTGAGTCCACACAATCAGTTCAGCCTCTACATCCTATGTTCTCTGGTGTGATCTCCTTTTTCTATAGAAATAGACTTTTACAAGCCTTTTTCAGAGTAAAATGTCAGTAGCGGTTTGAGGATCTCTTGTCTCCGTGCATGCGTATGATTTCACTAATATTAAGTGTGAGACACAAAGAGAAGAACAGGTTGCCATGTGCCAGGCAGAGTAACATTACTTTTGTTCCTACTAAATGTTTTCTATATCTACATAATTTTGTGCTTTAAGAAGTCCTTTTGATTTAAACTAACTTCtggctttacattttttttttaacttgaggTTGGTTTAACCTTTGGCAgtgagacttttaaaattaaataaaacaactgaAAGCTTGGAGCAGTGACATGCATGACgacttttttatttgtgtttttttgtatttgtgtgttCTTGCTGTTTTGTAGCTTTCGCGCTCTAGTTCAATGAGTTCATTATCACGTGAAGTAAGCCAGCATTTTAATCAGGTACATGTGGCTGGCTATTCTCATTTATGTTAACTTATTTACTTTTCCCctctttattttgcatttgctccAATACTTACTAATGCTACTTCAgtcattttcccctcttttcatttcacagaaataacATTAGAAGTGACTAATGATGTAGTGTTCCTTTTAACACTCAAACAGggtcttcagattttttttctgtttatgagAATGCATGTAATCCGGGcatgcttttttggttttgttcatgtTCGTAAGAGATTCACTTAACAATTTAGATCAGCCCTTTTCTGGGATGCCAAAGAAGTCAGttgattttaaacaaacaaacaaaacccaaaaaaactcCTAGAAAGACTCACACAAGCAAAACCTTGTCATTGCTGCTGCCAGTCTCAAATCAGTAATATTATCATTGCCTGTTTAATCTGCAAAAGCCCCTGTAGGAATTAAAGGAATGCTTCATCTCTGCTGTAAGTTCCAGTACTGAGCGGGTCACCATAACGGGGTGACACAAACTCTTTCTGATATTTCTTGGTAAAGCAAAACTTAACACAAATGTTTATTTGGGGGCAAGCCCTAAGGTGTACTAACAAAAGTAGAAGGTACTAATTCAGTGAAGTCGCACTGgtgtcttgttttggttttgcatgcTTTGGATTTTCAGAGCTGTTTACAGTTAATGCATGTGATATTGTTTTGCCGGTTCCTACATTAAGCAAGCAATATGAAAGATATGGATGCAAACCGTACCAGCACTTTTTGCAGTTGTTACACTACGCTGTGCTGTCCATATTGTTGGCATTATTACTGtgaatattttctctgtatGACTAAGCAAACTGTTGGAGGGGTAGTGAAGCTCTGCAGTTCCGTAACTTGGGTGTTATCTGTCTCCTAGGCTGCTGCTGCACCGCCCTCGGGGGGACCTGCAGCAGGAACGGTACCGTTCTACAACCCCTCTCAATTTGCACAAGTGAGTAAAGGcctcttctttgctttgaacAAACTGTCGAACAAAACCATGGACCTGTCAGCCCTGACAGTTAAACCGAGTAGTGAAATGTTGCTTGAGTAAACCATAGTCATGCTCAACCTTCTTGTTTTAAGTGACTGCAGACCACACCTATATTTCTTAAGTAACTTGGCGTGGCCTTCATAGTCAGTACAAATTCCGCCTTTCCTCTCCCAGGTGCCTTTTGAACATAGTCTCTGTTCCTTCCCCAACTCCCTACCCCcagctttccctgcctttgtAGCATTTGGGAATTTTGCAAGATAAAGTTAATGGAACAAGCAGCTGCTACGCTGCAATCACTTTTCATCTGTTCTGAAACGCGGTGTGAGGGGTTAAAAGCTTGTGTGACAGGAGAGGCTGTCTCGCTGTCACAGGTACCTGCGTTACAGTGAGGCTTGTTGCACATAGAACAAGGCCCTTGCTGCTGCAGGATGAGTTTCTCTTGCCTTGTTAGAGCCACAGAGATGAAAAGCGTTTAAATGTGTATTGCTGTGAAAATTTGCTGCCTCAGAAGGGTGGTTGAGCTTTGATAGCCAACATCACCTGGCAGAGTCTTCATCTTGGATGcattttgattttatgttttgcTAACTCAACCTGGACTGTTGCATGCAGAACGTTAAATGTGCACATAGACCAGTCTAGCACCTGTTTAACAGGTTCATGTTCAAAGCTTTATTGCtatctttttgtattttgtctCCAGTATGACACTTTCAcagaggtgggtttttttttttattcctgttccCCCTTTTTAGTCTCCTGCAGTCACTGGAAGTTCAAAGCTGGGAAGAATTGGACAGAGGAAGTATCCGACATTGAAGTAGAATACAATGGCTTTATATTTGGAATTCTCACCTTCTGAGTATACAAAGAACTATTTGATCTTACAGCACGTGGTATCAGTACTGGCTGCAGTTGACATGACAGAAATTTAATGATGggtgatttctttttcatgggTCTCCCTACTTGCACCTCATCTACGCAAATCATTACCAAACGTGAAATATATgtaacttttccttttaaaaaaaactggCTAGAAAAAGCTTTGCTGTGATAAAGAATAGACACAAGGGAGGAAATAGTTGCTGTCTGTTACAAAAACTATTTGTAAATTGCATAGGCAATTTATtccttaaattaattttaagccTACTAGTGTGACCTTCAAAGACATAGTTTCAGGGATTCCTTAATTTCTGAAGGCTGCTCCCCTCCCAGCGGGGGAAAAAACCATGTCCACATTGTACCAGAACACTCTGTGGCCTTAAGAGGACCATGCACAATTAACGCTTATCGCCCAGggctgggatttggggtgtGAAATGGGAGATGCTCCCCTGGGAAATGTTTGGCGGGCAGGGGGGGAGGGGGCCACAGCTCATCCAAATAAATCGACTTGTATTGAATGAAAACTGTGACTGTAATCTAATACTGATTTGATTTGGATCTTACCCGGTATGTATGTAGTCTGTGGTTTTAGGTTACTTGTAAAGCAAATTGTATAGTCTGGAAGAAGCTCTCTGTATAATAGCCGACGCTGTACTGTTTGATGAGTGAGTGTTCTTTTAAGTGCAATACAGTTACTTGCTTTCTCTCAAACTGCTGGCACTGTATAATTAAGGTGGTAACAGCTTGAAAGTGGTTTAAGTTTCTTCCTGTTGAGTGCCAGAATCTGCATAATACTCTCTTCTTCAATTTCCATTACTAAAAAAGCCCAAAGTCTTAGCTAACAGCTGAATTTCAAACATACTAAAAGTAGACAGATTAGATCTCTACTGATGGACTTCAAAATCTTTACGTTTAATATAGGAAATCTTAAAAACCATGATATGCAACATTCATATTCACTGATGAATCTGAATTATctgcaaagagagaaataaactttaaatatttattaaatcatTAGGTCATGTTTTATTTAGAACTTGCCAccaaattatttgcttttacttGAATTTCTGCCCTTGAGTAGAAATAATGTGAATGTGAAATTTCCAGTGTTGGTCTCCAATtgttggtgttttctttttttcctttcttccctgaaTAACACCACCTTTCTGAGATCTCGATAGCCTTATGTATGTCTTAAAAGGTTTGTATGTAACCGAAGTAAAATGCTGTTTGGAAGGATTAGAAACTTTTGCATAATGGTCCATACTCAATTCCAGCCGTGATCAGCAGCAGTTGGTGTCGTCTACTTTTCTATAATTGAAACCCAGTCAGACACTTGGCTTTCCTCTGGTTCAGCCAGGCTGCCGATTCTGTTCTCCTTTCAGTAGAGACTGCCAAACAACAGCGTTCCCCGCGGCTTCCTCGGAGCTGGGAGCCCCTGATCTTTCCTAAGTGTAAGATTTGACACTGtaaattcttaaataaaatattttgcgCTCTGGAGCACTTTCACATTTTACTTCTTCTTGTGGTTATTGCATTAGAAAGCTGGGCAAGGATGTATGGTTGGAAATAATCTTGTTTTAACgaagaggagcaggagagagcCGGGGCCattctgtgctgtgctttactGTCTTCATTGAAGTGTTTGAATTTGAAGCTGCAGACttaatcttttaattttttggaaGTGTAAAATGCCTTGCTTTGAACTGTCGCCTTAATCTGGTAACTCTTCTAAGCGAAGGGATCGTGACTCGCAGCGTTACGCGATCGATCGATTGATTGACTGATTGATTGATTCCTCCCCCTGGCGGCGGTTCGGTCCTccggccgccagggggcgcaggcgctgcccgcggggcgGGCCCAGCGGCGCCGCCGTTGCTACGGCCGGGCCGAGGCCGCCACCGCCGCCCGGAgcgcccgcggggccgggccggctccAGCCCTGCCggctccagccctgcctctcTGAGGCCTCGTGGGGAAGGAGCCGCGTCCCAGCCCGCTGCGGCGGGTGAAAAGCCGCCGGGGCCAAGCGCAGCGGAGCCTGCGCCGGGAGGTCGGTGGTCGCTCAGCGAGGGGGCGGCCTGTGGGGAGGCTCGTCCGTTCTGTCCTCGGGGTCGGTGGAAGGCGGGGTGTGAGGGGCCGGTGGGTGTGAGGGGCCGGCGGGTGTGAGGGGCCGGCGGGTGTGAGGGGCCggcagggctgtccctggggTACAGAAACGGCTAGAACAGGATTTGCGCTCCCAGtacagagctgcagagagtGGCACTGCAGGTGGGAAGGTCGGGTTGCAATAGCTGCGGAGTAACAAGGTGCTTCCCCCCGCATGTGGGAGTTTGCCTGGAAGCCCGATCCCACATCCCTACAGCTGCTCCCGGGATGTTTTCTCGGTTTCAGCAGCGGTGGCTGGAGGTTGGTGCAAAACAAGAGAAGGTGGCGGCGATTTCCCCACCGTGAGATGCCGGTAGAGGCTGAAATCACTGGAAATTTCCTGGCCTGAGGTCACTGGAGGTTTCCTGGCCTCCGGCACCAGCCTGGGGGCTGGTTGTGCTGGTGACTCACTGCACAGCAACGAGAACAAACCACCGTTTATGTGCAGTTTTGATTTCCTTTGATGCTAACAGTACACACAAGCTTTTCTTAAGGAAGTCAGCATGCAGCCATGATGCCTGCAGCAGTTAGGAATTCAGTTTGCTGCTCCGGTCttgataaaaaaagaaaataacattggTTTTCTAACAAGGTCATGTTAAGGTTTGAATTGTTCTAGAGGCAGGTCCTGTGAAGAGCTTGATTTCTGATTAATGAGCAGGGTTTGCAGCTtaataacttttaattttttctgtatttcccttGGGGAAATCCAGGTATCCCACCTCTTGGAATTATTGCAGACAATGCATCTGCCTACACATACACCTGCCCTTCGTTCTCAGCTACAGACTGAGTTATCTCTagtttccctgcctttctgcCTTGGTTGAAGCTCTGTGAATCTATGGAGTAAGTAAGGGAAGGAATCGATGCTGCGAGGAACTCGTCCTGTGGAGCTGTGTCCATAGCTGGATACGGGGGAGAATGAGCACTCCAAATGGATTTCCTCAGCATTCCGGGGCATGTGCTACCCCGAGCACAGAGAGTGGAGCAGTACAGGACCTGCACGCTAAAAAAGCTGGCAAAGCAGCCAAGAAGGAGGCCGGTGACAATGGGCTGCTTACCTTTGAAGATCCTCCAACTGTAGGCACCTCTTTAAATGAAACCTTAAAGCTTCTTCCAGCTGAGCTCAAAGctaatatgaaaattaaatcaTTCACTCCAAGGCCTTCTCGGAAACCCCGACTGGAACGCGCTGCATCTCTGGATGAGAAaagctggaggaggtggaggcGGTTTAGAACGAGTCAGGAAAGTCTGACTGATCCCAACGAGACAAGTTCCTCCAACGGTTCTCTGCAGGAAGCGTCCCTCAGCCCTCCGGTCAGGGGCAGGGCAAGCCcctgccacccctgctgcccACAGAGTTCCTTGCACAGCTCACCGGACGCCTCGGAAGCCAGTCCCGCggggaagagcagaggaggcACCTCCGACCTGGGCAAACGAGCCTCTGAGATCTCCAGTGCCTTTGGGGGGCTTCTGCGGGGCAAAGCGTTTGCCAGCGGCAAACCCCGGTTGTCCCAAATAACGCCGGTTCGACCTCTGCCACCCATGGAGCTGAATGTGGCCTCTCACACCCTGAGGACAGCTAATAGGATTGACTCAGATTGCGTGGATTATCGACATTATTCTCAGCACAAGTTTGGGAGGGTGAGCAGCAGCTTGAGCGACACCAGGCTACACGGCAACGGGATGGTCTATGATAATTGCTCCACAGACTCCATGAAATCCACGTTCAGTCTGCTCACTCCCATTCGCTCCAAGGATGTTCGAAGCAGGTACGTCCCTCAGTTTCTTGTGGCAAAGTTTGGGGTGTGTTAGCAGGGAgacagctgccctgggcaggggcagggAACTTCCAACCGAGCGGTAAAGCACAACGGTTGTTTCATGTTGTTTAATTGGCTGTGGAGGCTGGGAACAGTTTGAAGAGGAAAGATTAATACAAATACTCTATATTTGCTCCTTTCAGCGGGGTATTGTTTTTCATAAATACAAGTTTGATTTGCTGTCAGCTTGCTTGTAATATTTAAgtaatcttttttattttctttttttaattaagaaacagTAGCTGTGCCTACTAATAGTTGGGAAAAACTGTTAAAGTTTTACCAACTGATACAAATGCCCCAAGATAGATTGTTACTCGTTTGTCATGAGGAGTTTTCTTTCAATTCCCTCTGCAAAGCCACTGGAGTCAGGTGAGCAGCTGGGTAGAGCAGTGGGTTGCGCAGCGTTCCTGGACATCATGCTCTCATCATTATTTGTAGAGCTTAAGCAAGATTAAAAATGCTTATTCAACTTGCAGTCCTTTTGCCAATACCCCTTGCTTTTGTAAGCGGCTTGTTCTTTGGAGAAGCAAGCGGTGTGGGGCAGATCTGTCCTTTTGAAATGTGATATTCTTTTAGACCTCAGACTCAATAAATCATTTAGTTGAAAGCTAATTTGATGAGACGAACTGAAGGAAGAATGTGGTTTGAATCATTGATTAGGAGCCACTTGGTGCCAGAATGCTGGGAATAGTGGATCTATTTTCACGTTTTAATTCAACTGAGCTTCCTCAAGATACTCAAATATCAAACCAATCTCTTCATTTTGCGTCTGTGGTAAGTACCAGGGAGACTGAAGATTTTTGATGGTTTCAGTCTTCTCATCACAGAACCTGTGCAGCATCGGTCTTGCGATCACACTCGCGTCCTGGCTTTGAAAAGGCTGGCTTATGAcaatagttttgttttcctgcataTGATCCATGAACTCTCTATAAGGGTTGGAACTTCATATGGAACTTTAGGCAAGTAGAACAATATATAAAGACTAAATGCTATTTTCTTGAGCTAAAGGTATATCATTGATTAACTCAAGGTGCAAGTGTTACAAATGGTAATTCCAGCTGTCATGCTGACTCCTTAGCTGCTCTTTTATGGGTCTTCTGTTCACAGGAGCTATTTGGAAGGCAGCCTTCTGGCAAGTGGTGCCTTACTGGGAGCAGAAGAACTCAGCAGATATTTCCCTGATCGGAATATTGGCATTTTTGTGGCCACCTGGAATATGCAGGGTCAGAAGGTATGTGCACAAAGTCTCCACAGGTCTTTTGGCAGTGGTGAAGTTACCCCATCTTTACTGCAGGGGCCGGTGTGATGGTTTTGTTCTATTCATACTATGGTCCTTGTCAACCTGAGCTCATTGTTTTTATCAAATTACAAGGCTCTAAGAATTCAAGACTGATTGTACCAGGTGACTGAGAAGCTACGCTTGGAAGAGCACAAGCAATCCCTGGGGTGTTCCGTAAATAGCCCGTGAGCTTGGTAAAAAGTGAGGAAATTAGAAACATCACGTTACTGGCCCACACGGCTGAGCTGTGGAATCTTGGTTACTGCTGGAGCGGCAGCAGTTGAAATCTGCCCTTGGGAAGGAGAATTTTCAGTGTTATCACTTAACGTATTTTTCGGAGCCTGAATCGTTTGCATATTCTGTGGAATTTGTAGCTTAGCTTGGACTTTTCTTATACTTTTCTAGGAAACCTTTGCATAACTAATACtgctattttatcttttatcttttttttttttttttctttttttaataataggaACTTCCAGTGAATCTGGATGACTTCTTATTACCCACAGAAGCTGACTATGCCCAGGACATGTATGTCATTGGGGTTCAGGAAGGCTGTCCAGACAGGTAGCAAAAACAATGTAAAGAACCATCCTCT
The genomic region above belongs to Caloenas nicobarica isolate bCalNic1 chromosome 19, bCalNic1.hap1, whole genome shotgun sequence and contains:
- the INPP5E gene encoding phosphatidylinositol polyphosphate 5-phosphatase type IV isoform X2, yielding MSTPNGFPQHSGACATPSTESGAVQDLHAKKAGKAAKKEAGDNGLLTFEDPPTVGTSLNETLKLLPAELKANMKIKSFTPRPSRKPRLERAASLDEKSWRRWRRFRTSQESLTDPNETSSSNGSLQEASLSPPVRGRASPCHPCCPQSSLHSSPDASEASPAGKSRGGTSDLGKRASEISSAFGGLLRGKAFASGKPRLSQITPVRPLPPMELNVASHTLRTANRIDSDCVDYRHYSQHKFGRVSSSLSDTRLHGNGMVYDNCSTDSMKSTFSLLTPIRSKDVRSRSYLEGSLLASGALLGAEELSRYFPDRNIGIFVATWNMQGQKELPVNLDDFLLPTEADYAQDMYVIGVQEGCPDRREWEIRLQETLGPHYVMLYSAAHGVLYMSVFIRRDLIWFCSEVEYATVTTRIVSQIKTKGALGISFTFFGTSFLFITSHFTSGDSKVNERKLDYNKTIQALTLPKNVPDTNPYRSSSSDVTTRFDEVFWFGDFNFRLNKDRETVDSILNQNPETDVSKLLAYDQLTSEMSRGSIFKGFQEADIHFRPSYKFDIGKDSYDTTSKQRTPSYTSQAENHCWDQTQILHERDT
- the INPP5E gene encoding phosphatidylinositol polyphosphate 5-phosphatase type IV isoform X1 — encoded protein: MSTPNGFPQHSGACATPSTESGAVQDLHAKKAGKAAKKEAGDNGLLTFEDPPTVGTSLNETLKLLPAELKANMKIKSFTPRPSRKPRLERAASLDEKSWRRWRRFRTSQESLTDPNETSSSNGSLQEASLSPPVRGRASPCHPCCPQSSLHSSPDASEASPAGKSRGGTSDLGKRASEISSAFGGLLRGKAFASGKPRLSQITPVRPLPPMELNVASHTLRTANRIDSDCVDYRHYSQHKFGRVSSSLSDTRLHGNGMVYDNCSTDSMKSTFSLLTPIRSKDVRSRSYLEGSLLASGALLGAEELSRYFPDRNIGIFVATWNMQGQKELPVNLDDFLLPTEADYAQDMYVIGVQEGCPDRREWEIRLQETLGPHYVMLYSAAHGVLYMSVFIRRDLIWFCSEVEYATVTTRIVSQIKTKGALGISFTFFGTSFLFITSHFTSGDSKVNERKLDYNKTIQALTLPKNVPDTNPYRSSSSDVTTRFDEVFWFGDFNFRLNKDRETVDSILNQNPETDVSKLLAYDQLTSEMSRGSIFKGFQEADIHFRPSYKFDIGKDSYDTTSKQRTPSYTDRVVYRSRYKDDIHAVKYSSCPVIKTSDHRPVFALFRVKVRPGRDNIPLAAGQFDRDLYLIGIKRRITRELQKRQEQKDQRSSSICSIS